In Palaemon carinicauda isolate YSFRI2023 chromosome 38, ASM3689809v2, whole genome shotgun sequence, a single window of DNA contains:
- the LOC137630179 gene encoding cuticle protein 7-like: protein MSAKLFVIATLVAVACSAPAPDSPPAYGAPPPSYKEPGMPFDFAYAVKDDYTGNDFAHDEISDGQVTSGSYRVALPDGRTQIVTFTADHDNGYVADVAYEGEASYPPPAKPAYGPPPPAYA, encoded by the coding sequence CTCTTCGTCATTGCCACCCTTGTGGCAGTAGCTTGCTCCGCTCCAGCTCCTGACTCCCCTCCAGCATATGGGGCCCCTCCCCCGTCCTACAAGGAACCAGGCATGCCCTTTGATTTCGCCTATGCCGTCAAGGACGACTACACCGGCAACGACTTCGCTCACGACGAGATCAGCGACGGTCAAGTCACCTCCGGGTCATACCGCGTAGCCCTCCCCGACGGTCGCACCCAGATCGTCACCTTCACCGCCGACCACGACAACGGCTACGTCGCCGACGTGGCCTACGAAGGAGAGGCTTCCTACCCACCCCCTGCCAAGCCTGCATATGGCCCACCCCCACCAGCCTACGCCTAA